From Cannabis sativa cultivar Pink pepper isolate KNU-18-1 chromosome 8, ASM2916894v1, whole genome shotgun sequence, a single genomic window includes:
- the LOC115699962 gene encoding uncharacterized protein LOC115699962 — translation MVMAGIPLILLGYRRLAKQFHLRSERVVGLPQTLISKKKRREAGKPLPVEVDLETGKVVGTEASNYVRFLGQQVSMLCPGGHLNFSDVPQQYKDQVLNRIRYYFDIDGNPHRDLLMGTLYSVMAERYSERKTLRHKHFKQHYKKPEDWDTVLKFPPDYLNTETWKPVCELFVSEAFLNRSTKNKSNRQLMKYPTTQGTKSLASIRHGMGGPPGEHVVEAWKEIHVKKPSGNFVNELAAKDYEELIKELDRKRLERQSQSDTGTESESDTGYQFDVMETVLGQRSDYQRGVGKRLKGKGKKPIPQTQSTVPPQPTTEMMSTMADIFSAMRATWGGNLTPEQRAQIFNPRFDNFVQTYSQSQSPGGSSSQSHAAPPEQQQQPPTQPQFQPSSQQQFQNLSQQQFENFLQQQPQSFPQQFPQQQQQSAPPMGNQFLYRTPSESPPLGSNFADFGLFGSSSQENQFFSTPIFNQAELGNLTLGLSSDQAYVPSPPRASGTRTENNPDQDFIIRDLNEDVNE, via the exons ATGGTGATGGCAGGGATCCCCCTGATCCTTCTAGGGTACCGTCGTCTTGCGAAGcag TTCCACCTCCGGTCAGAAAGGGTCGTGGGGTTGCCGCAAACGCTAATctcgaaaaaaaaaaggagagaagcTGGTAAGCCCTTACCGGTGGAGGTAGATCTTGAAACCGGCAAAGTAGTTGGCACTGAAGCCAGCAATTATGTTCGATTTCTTGGCCAACAAGTGAGCATGTTGTGCCCGGGTGGTCATCTAAATTTTTCCGATGTACCCCAACAATACAAGGATCAAGTGCTCAATCGAATCAGA tACTACTTTGATATCGATGGGAATCCCCACCGAGACCTACTTATGGGGACTTTATATTCGGTGATGGCGGAGCGGTATAGTGAGCGAAAGACGCTCAGACACAAGCATTTCaaacaacattacaaaaaaCCAGAAGATTGGGACACAGTTCTCAAATTCCCCCCTGACTACTTGAATACTGAGACTTGGAAACCGGTTTGCGAATTGTTCGTTAGCGAGGCATTTTtgaatcgttcaactaaaaataaatcgaatcggcaactaatgaaatatccaacaacGCAAGGCACAAAATCGTTGGCGTCCATACGCCACGGAATG GGGGGTCCTCCTGGAGAGCATGTAGTTGAAGCATGGAAGGAGATCCATGTGAAAAAACCGTCTGGAAATTTCGTTAATGAATTAGCTGCAAAAGATTAT gAGGAACTGATCAAGGAGCTTGATAGGAAGCGACTTGAACGACAATCCCAGAGCGATACTGGGACTGAATCTGAATCTGATACTGGTTATCAGTTTGACGTAATGGAAACAGTTCTAGGCCAAAGATCTGACTATCAAAGAGGCGTGGGTAAAAGGCTCAAGGGCAAAGGAAAGAAACCAATCCCTCAAACTCAATCAACGGTGCCTCCCCAACCAACTACTGAAATGATGAGCACCATGGCAGATATATTCTCAGCTATGCGTGCCACTTGGGGGGGTAATTTGACGCCTGAACAACGTGCCCAAATATTTAACCCACGCTTTGACAATTTCGTTCAAACGTATAGTCAATCGCAGTCGCCTGGTGGTTCGTCTTCTCAGAGTCATGCCGCTCCTCcggaacagcaacaacaacctcctACGCAACCACAATTTCAGCCTTCCTCGCAACAACAATTCCAAAATTTGTCACAGCagcaatttgaaaattttttgcagcagcaaccccaatcttttcctcagcaatttcctcagcagcaacaacagtcTGCTCCGCCAATGGGAAATCAGTTCTTATACCGAACACCGTCAGAGTCTCCTCCGCTCGGCTCAAACTTTGctgattttggattatttgggagttcatcgcaggagaaccaatttttttcaactcccattttcaaccaagctgagctcggtaatttgacgctgggtttatcatcagaccaagcgtatgtgccttctccgccacgggcttcggggactcgtaccgaaaataatccagatcaagacttcataattagagacttgaatgaagatgttaatgaataa
- the LOC133030469 gene encoding uncharacterized protein LOC133030469: MASEHKDCDGRIRCPCVRCINSRFEKIDRVRAHVFDRGFMQGYDKWIYHGEPEDVVVDVAVADVESEDEMIPILEDFFPSTTEEPQGEDEQPTTNPQFDDLFEEIEAQLYPGCDWISSLNFLAKLLHLKVRGKIPNNIFEELLKLLKFAFPKENNIPSTYYEAKKRLKKLGLGYDNIDVCLYNCCLFYKENASKEACPVCGTSRWVTSENRKRKKVPCKVMRYFPLTPRLKRLYSSRITAKSMIWHHTGKSKDDGVLRHPVDGLAWKDFDAKHPEFARDPRNVRLGLAADGFNPFGNMSLAYSMWPVVLANYNLPPWLCMKDNYFLLSTLIPGAKSPGKDMDIFLRPLVDELKELWNNGVATRDSSTNSMFTMRAALLWTVNDFPARSSLSGWSGQGYKACPTCNEDTTSIRVIGKTSYVGHRRFLPSNHAMRRDTRFDGKAERRPPPRRFTCEEILSQVNALEPQIPGHHENFGGVKRRRVAENCNWRKKSIFYELEYWSTNILKHNIDVMHVEKNVCDSLLGTILDNDKSKDTTNARHDLKKMGIRESLWIYEDANGRLMKPHAPYVLTRDKRQLFCQFVKGIKFPDGFCSNLKSKVSPDESNIIGLKSHDCHVIMQRVLAVGVRKFLPRDTATTITQLSFFDIMIHLVLHLPEEAILGGSVFMRWMYPFERYMKKLKNYVGNKARPEGSIAEGYVAMRRGLIKALDHTSREKAEWYILQNSPEIQAYLDEHLDKIKHENPNGNHDALHRQTFRPWFHKKIYELHKLGTLQNGDELLALASGSDYLATFYEVSLFECKWYNTNPLRKKTITENNITSINTRGHWYQDEPYILANQAKQVFYLEDPLRGRDWKVVEDISHRQIWDITDNEDETDVDVVSDSNSANFVLTVDLGELIMQSNEPPVIVESSDRLVDSEIENNELDENYVAEEVDDLLVEHVEDENVNLVNDGNDSDSSV, translated from the exons ATGGCATCAGAACATAAGGATTGTGATGGACGAATACGATGTCCTTGTGTGAGATGTATAAATagtaggtttgaaaaaatagataggGTTAGAGCACACGTATTTGATCGAGGTTTTATGCAAGGATATGATAAGTGGATTTATCACGGGGAGCCTGAGGATGTCGTCGTTGATGTAGCAGTTGCTGATGTTGAATCAGAGGATGAAATGATTCCTATTTTAGAAGACTTCTTTCCTTCGACGACTGAGGAACCACAAGGAGAAGATGAACAACCAACCACAAACCCACAATTTGATGACTTATTTGAGGAAATTGAAGCTCAATTGTATCCCGGTTGTGATTGGATTTCATCTCTTAACTTTTTAGCAAAGCTATTGCATTTAAAAGTTAGGGGAAAAATTCCTAATAACATCTTTGAAGAATTATTGAAGCTTTTAAAGTTTGCGTTTCCGaaggaaaataatattccaTCAACTTACTACGAGGCAAAAAAGAGATTGAAGAAATTAGGCTTGGGTTATGATAATATCGATGTCTGTTTGTATAATTGCTGCTTATTTTATAAGGAGAATGCATCCAAGGAGGCTTGTCCAGTTTGCGGAACTAGTCGTTGGGTTACTTCCGAAAacaggaaaagaaaaaaagttccTTGCAAAGTCATGCGATACTTTCCGTTGACACCTCGACTTAAAAGATTATATAGTTCGAGGATTACAGCGAAAAGCATGATATGGCATCATACtggaaaatcaaaagatgatggGGTGTTGCGACACCCGGTCGATGGTTTAGCTTGGAAAGACTTTGATGCAAAACATCCCGAGTTTGCAAGGGACCCAAGAAATGTTCGACTTGGGTTAGCTGCGGATGgatttaatccatttggcaacatgagtcTTGCATACAGCATGTGGCCAGTGGTGTTGGCTAACTATAATCTACCACCTTGGTTATGCAtgaaagataattattttttgctcTCTACCCTAATTCCtggtgcaaaatctccaggtaaagacatggatatatttttaagaCCTTTGGTGGATGAATTAAAGGAGTTGTGGAATAATGGGGTAGCAACAAGAGATAGTTCGACCAACTCGATGTTCACCATGCGTGCTGCGCTTTTGTGGACAGTGAATGATTTTCCTGCTCGTAGTAGCTTGTCTGGGTGGAGTGGTCAAGGTTATAAAGCTTGCCCTACTTGTAATGAAGACACGACATCCATTCGAGTGATCGGGAAGACATCATATGTTGGTCATCGAAGGTTCTTGCCAAGTAACCATGCAATGAGAAGGGATACTCGATTTGATGGTAAAGCTGAAAGAAGACCTCCTCCAAGACGATTTACTTGTGAAGAAATATTATCACAAGTTAATGCTCTCGAACCCCAAATTCCCGGACATCATGAAAATTTTGGGGGCGTGAAACGTAGAAGAGTTGCAGAAAATTGTAATTGgaggaaaaaaagtattttctacGAGTTGGAGTATTGGAGCACGAATATTTTGAAACACAACATTGATGTCATGCATGTTGAGAAGAATGTGTGTGATAGTCTCCTAGGAACCATCTTGGATAATGATAAATCAAAGGACACAACCAATGCGCGCCATGATTTAAAGAAGATGGGTATTAGGGAATCGTTGTGGATTTATGAAGATGCGAATGGGAGGCTAATGAAACCGCATGCTCCTTATGTTTTGACTCGTGATAAAAGACAACTTTTTTGTCAGTTTGTTAAAGGAATAAAGTTTCCCGATGGCTTCTGTTCAAATTTAAAGAGCAAAGTTTCTCCAGATGAGTCTAACATTATTGGGTTAAAATCCCACGATTGTCATGTCATTATGCAGCGAGTACTAGCGGTTGGTGTCCGTAAATTTCTACCTCGTGACACTGCAACAACTATTACTCagttgt ctttttttgacataatgatACACTTGGTATTGCATTTGCCTGAAGAAGCGATATTGGGTGGCTCGGTCTTTATGAGATGGATGTATCCTTTTGAAAGgtacatgaaaaaattgaagaattatGTGGGAAATAAGGCACGTCCTGAAGGGTCAATTGCAGAAGGTTATGTTGCGATGAGGCG CGGACTTATCAAGGCTCTTGATCATACCAGTCGTGAAAAAGCTGAGTGGTACATTCTTCAAAATTCTCCTGAAATCCAAGCTTACTTAGA TGAACATTTGGACAAGATCAAGCATGAAAATCCTAATGGTAATCACGATGCCTTGCATAGGCAAACTTTCCGTCCGTGGTTTCACAAGAAG ataTATGAGCTGCACAAGCTTGGAACTTTACAAAATGGTGATGAGTTACTCGCTCTCGCTTCCGGGTCTGATTACTTAGCAACATTTTACGAAG TGTCATTGTTTGAATGTAAATGGTATAACACTAATCCATTAAGAAAGAAGACAATCActgaaaataatataactagTATAAATACTCGTGGACATTGGTATCAAGATGAACCGTACATCCTTGCCAACCAGGCAAAGCAAGTTTTCTATCTTGAAGATCCACTCAGAGGTCGCGATTGGAAGGTTGTTGAAGATATTAGCCATCGACAAATTTGGGACATTACTGACAACGAAGATGAGACTGATGTAGATGTTGTTAGTGATTCTAACTCTGCCAATTTTGTGTTGACAGTTGATCTTGGAGAGTTGATTATGCAATCGAATGAACCTCCAGTAATTGTTGAATCGTCCGATCGCTTAGTGGATTCTGAGATAGAGAATAATGAACTGGATGAGAATTATGTTGCTGAAGAAGTAGATGATTTACTAGTTGAACATGTAGAGGATGAAAATGTAAACTTAGTGAATGATGGAAATGATAGTGATTCTTCAGtgtaa